TGAAGCTCAAACTGCTCGGGGTGTCCATCCTTGTAATAGGTGTGGGAATAGGGCTGGCCGTGTACCTGAATGCCGGGTCGCACGCAGGCCCTGTGTCTGGCTACGAATTGACCGACAGTGGCGCATACCCCCTCAGCCCATTCGATTCCAAGCAGCAGATGCGCAGCATGGAGCTGTATGGCGGCAAGATGGGCGTGATGATGTACCAGTTCGCCATTTGGTTCGGCGGCCTCTGGCAGGGCAGGAACTTGGCCAGGATGATCTGGATTCTGTCGGCAGCCGCTGCCTGGGTCTGTTTTTATCTGGCGCGGCGTTCCACCGCTACGGGGCAGGAGAGCGACGGGCCCCGGTAAGGCGGGAATTCCATCCAAGCTGCCGCCCCATGCATCACCAGCCAAAGGGCGGGGGTATTCCGTCATGAGGTCCGGGGCGCAGCCATTCCCGTTGGAAAGTCATCAGCGCCGGGAATGGCCGCGCCCGACCGCCCCACTTCAGCCTGCCAGCATCGCCCCCAGCGCCTCGCCGTAGGCCACGCACTGCCGCTCACCTTCGGCGTCGGGCTGCCAAAGCATCTTGAGCCCCGGCTGCATCACCTCGAATCCGCACCCCCCGAGCGCCTCCTCGATATGCTTCACGGATTCACCGCTCCAGCCGTAGGAACCGAACGCCGCGGCCTTCTTGTTCTTGAAGGCCAAGCCGCGCATCTCTTCCAGGAGCGCCGCGACCGAACTGAGGATGCCTCTGTTGATGGTTGAGGAGCCCACGAGCACGGCCTTGGACTTGAAAACCTCGGTTATGGCGTCGTTCTTGTCGCTTTTGCCGATGTTCACGCACTTCACGGCCAGCCCGGGGGCGGCGGCTTTGACGCCCTGCGCGATAAGCTCCGCCATGCGCCTGGTGGCGTTCCACATGGTGTCATAGAGGATGACGACCTGCTCCTCCTGGTAGTCGCTGGCCCATTTGAGGTACGCCTCGGCGATCTGCATGGGGTTGTCGCGCCAGATGACGCCGTGGCTCGGGCAGATCATCTTCAATGGCAGGTTCAGCCCGACGAACTCCTGTATCTTCCTGGTTACCAGTTTGCTGAAGGGCGTCAGGATGTTGGCGTAGTATTTCATGGCCTCCTGGAACAGCTCGCAGGTGTCCACGGTGTCGTTGTAGAGTCCTTCGCTGGCCAGGTGCTGCCCGAAGGCGTCGTTGCTGAAGAGGATGGCCTCACCTGTGAGATAGGACATCATGGTGTCCGGCCAATGCAGCATCGGTGCTTCAACGAACACGAGATCCAGGCCCTGGCCGATGTTCAACGTGTCCCCGGTCTTCACCGGGTGGAAGTTCCAGTCCCTATGGTACATGCCGCGCATGGATTTCACGCCGTTGGCCGTACAGTAGATCGGCACGTCCGGGATGTGCCGCATCACCTCGCACAAGGCCCCGCTGTGGTCCGGCTCGGCATGGTTCATCACCACATAGTCGATGCTGTCCAGATCCACTTCGGCAGCGAGGGAGGCCACATATTCATGTGAGAAGGGCGACCACACCGTGTCCATGAGCACGGTCTTCTCCGCGCGGAGCAGATAGGAATTGTAGGAGGAGCCCCTGTGCGTGCTGTACTCCTCGCCGTGGAATTTCCTCAGTTCCCAGTCGGTCTTGCCGACCCAGGTGACGACGTCGCTGATCCGGACGGGCATAGTTCTCTCCTCGCGGGTTGCGGCGGGCTCCGCCCTGCCGTTGTGTATTCAGGCGGTTGTTGCGCGCTTGGCAATGGCCCGGCGCATGAACCGCCCCGTGTCGGCAATCAATAGTAGTTGCGCAGCTTGAGCTCCACGGGGTGCGGCCTGAGGTAGGCCTGCTCCGCCAGGTAGGCCACGCAGTGCTTGCGGACGTGGTGGTTGATGAGTGTCAGCGGCACGATCAGGGGCGTGAGGCCTTGGCGGTACTCCTCGATGACCTCCGCAAGTTCCTGGCGCTCGTCGGGCGATGTGAGCTTCTTGAAGTATCCGGCCATGTGCTGCAGCACGTTCACGTGCTTGCGTACGGTGGCCAGGATGGAGGTGGTTTTCAGCAAGAGTATCTCGTACTCCTCCAGGGTGTTGGCGAGGTTCTCCCGCGTGACGGCGGCCACGAGCTTGCCCATGAGCCGCGCGTTTTCCGGGCTGTGGGCCATGAGCAGCAGCTTGTGGCTGGCCTGGAAGGCGATCAGGGACTTCACGCCCGCCCCCTCGCGGATGGCCCGGACCGTCTCGCGCCAGCGGCGCAGCACGAAGATGCGCTCGATGAAGTTCTCGCGCAGCCGAGCGTCATTGAGGCGGCCGTCCTCCTCCACGGGGAGCATGGGGAAGCGCTTCATGAAGGCCGCGGCGAAGATGCCGACCCCCTTGTTCGCCGCCGCGCCGCCCTTCTCGGGATAGACCTTCACGCGCTCCATGCCCGATGACGGCGAACGGCTTTTGAAAATGAATCCGCACAAGTCCTGACCGGCCAGGTCATCCAGACGCTTGGCGGCCCAATCCTTCATGGCCCCGGTCATGTCGCGGCCGGTTTGAATAGTGACCAGCCTGGGGTCGTCGGGGTCGCCCACCAGGCGCATGGCCTCGCGGGGGATGCCGAAGCCTGCCTCGGCCTCGGGGCACACGGGTACGAAGGACACATGCCTGCCCAGTTCGCCGGTGATCCAGCGGTCGTGCTTGTGGCCGCCGTCATAGCGGACGGGATGGCCGAGCAGGCAGGCGCTCACGCCGATGCGCAGGGGTGATTCCATTGGGGGCGCTCCTTTGGCCGGCGGATGGCCGTTCCGGGGCGGGATAACGCGCTCCGCGCTCCTTGCAATAGGGCGCGGAAGAACGTAGAGACCCCTTCCTACCCAATTATCGCCGGAAGTGGAACTCTCGATGCCTGATTGCCAAATTGAAGC
The nucleotide sequence above comes from Fundidesulfovibrio soli. Encoded proteins:
- a CDS encoding anaerobic nitric oxide reductase flavorubredoxin is translated as MPVRISDVVTWVGKTDWELRKFHGEEYSTHRGSSYNSYLLRAEKTVLMDTVWSPFSHEYVASLAAEVDLDSIDYVVMNHAEPDHSGALCEVMRHIPDVPIYCTANGVKSMRGMYHRDWNFHPVKTGDTLNIGQGLDLVFVEAPMLHWPDTMMSYLTGEAILFSNDAFGQHLASEGLYNDTVDTCELFQEAMKYYANILTPFSKLVTRKIQEFVGLNLPLKMICPSHGVIWRDNPMQIAEAYLKWASDYQEEQVVILYDTMWNATRRMAELIAQGVKAAAPGLAVKCVNIGKSDKNDAITEVFKSKAVLVGSSTINRGILSSVAALLEEMRGLAFKNKKAAAFGSYGWSGESVKHIEEALGGCGFEVMQPGLKMLWQPDAEGERQCVAYGEALGAMLAG
- a CDS encoding YbgA family protein, giving the protein MESPLRIGVSACLLGHPVRYDGGHKHDRWITGELGRHVSFVPVCPEAEAGFGIPREAMRLVGDPDDPRLVTIQTGRDMTGAMKDWAAKRLDDLAGQDLCGFIFKSRSPSSGMERVKVYPEKGGAAANKGVGIFAAAFMKRFPMLPVEEDGRLNDARLRENFIERIFVLRRWRETVRAIREGAGVKSLIAFQASHKLLLMAHSPENARLMGKLVAAVTRENLANTLEEYEILLLKTTSILATVRKHVNVLQHMAGYFKKLTSPDERQELAEVIEEYRQGLTPLIVPLTLINHHVRKHCVAYLAEQAYLRPHPVELKLRNYY